DNA sequence from the Sneathiella sp. P13V-1 genome:
CACCTACCTATTTAGCCGCGTGCATTGTTGATTTAACCAGTTCCATGGACGCTTGATGTTGTTCCATCAGGTTTGTCACAGAGGCGTGCATCACATCCAGGAAAGGATCCGGGTAAACACCGATCCAAAGTGCAACCGCGATGAGCGGTGCAAAGATAGCGATTTCACGTTTGTTGACGTCCAGCATTGTTTTCAGATCTTCTTTGACAAGCTCACCGAAGATGATCCGGCGATAGAGCCAAAGGCTGTAAGCCGCGCCCAGGATCACACCAGTTGTCGCAAAGACGGCTGTCCAAGTGCTGACCTGATACGCACCGACCAGGATCAGAAATTCACCAACGAAACCACTTGTACCTGGCAGACCAATAGTCGCCATTGTGAAGAACATGAAGATCAATGCGTATTTCGGCATCCGATGAACAAGGCCGCCATAACGGGCAATTTCACGTGTGTGCAGACGGTCATAAACAACACCAACACACAGGAACAAAGCACCGGAGACGATACCGTGGCTGATCATTTGCAGAATACCACCTTCAAGACCCTGCTGGGTGAAGGTAAAGACACCGATTGTGATAAAGCCCATATGCGCAACAGATGAATACGCAATCAGCTTCTTCATGTCTTTCTGAACAAGGGCGACCAAAGATGTGTAGATGATCGCGACAACGCTCAGGAAGAAAACAAGCGGCGTGAAATATTCGGATGCTTCTGGGAACATTGGAATGGAGAAACGAAGAAGTCCGTAACCACCCATTTTCAGCAACACACCCGCCAGGATCACTGAACCGGCTGTAGGCGCCTGCACGTGAGCATCTGGAAGCCATGTGTGAACTGGCCACATCGGAACCTTCACCGCAAATGACGCAAAGAATGCCAGCCACAACCAAAGCTGCAAATCACTGTCAAAGTTTGTCGCCATCAATGTTGGAATATCTGTTGTTCCCGCAATCACATACATTGTGATCATCGCGGCCAACATCAGAACAGAACCAACCAATGTGTAGAGGAAGAATTTATAACTTGCATACACGCGGTTTGCGCCGCCCCAAATACCAATGATCAGGAACATCGGGATCAGACCTGCTTCGAAGAACAGGTAGAACATAACCATGTCCAATGAACAAAACACGCCAATCATCAGTGTTTCCAGAAGCAGGAAGGCGATCATATATTCACGAACACGTGTTGTGATAGCTGTCCAGCTTGCCAGTACACAGATAGGCATCAGGAAAGTTGTCAGGATGATAAACAGCATGGAAATGCCATCCACACCCATATGGTAGTTAATACCACCACCCAGCCATTCCGCCTTTTCAACCAGCTGGAAACCAGCCTGGCTGTTGTCGAACATGTACCAAATGCCAAGGGACAGAACAAAAGTCACCAGTGTCGTCAGAAGCGCGACGCTACGTGCGTTACGAGCTGCAACCTCTTCCTTCCCGCCGATCAACAAGATCAACGCGGCGCCTGCCAGTGGCAGGAAGGTTACCCATGAGAGAATATTAAAATCAGCCATGACTTAGTGCCCACCACCGGATAGGAAAAAGAAGGAAACAAATGCGGCCACACCAATCATCATCGCAAAGGCGTAGTGATAGACATATCCGCTCTGCA
Encoded proteins:
- a CDS encoding NADH-quinone oxidoreductase subunit M, with translation MADFNILSWVTFLPLAGAALILLIGGKEEVAARNARSVALLTTLVTFVLSLGIWYMFDNSQAGFQLVEKAEWLGGGINYHMGVDGISMLFIILTTFLMPICVLASWTAITTRVREYMIAFLLLETLMIGVFCSLDMVMFYLFFEAGLIPMFLIIGIWGGANRVYASYKFFLYTLVGSVLMLAAMITMYVIAGTTDIPTLMATNFDSDLQLWLWLAFFASFAVKVPMWPVHTWLPDAHVQAPTAGSVILAGVLLKMGGYGLLRFSIPMFPEASEYFTPLVFFLSVVAIIYTSLVALVQKDMKKLIAYSSVAHMGFITIGVFTFTQQGLEGGILQMISHGIVSGALFLCVGVVYDRLHTREIARYGGLVHRMPKYALIFMFFTMATIGLPGTSGFVGEFLILVGAYQVSTWTAVFATTGVILGAAYSLWLYRRIIFGELVKEDLKTMLDVNKREIAIFAPLIAVALWIGVYPDPFLDVMHASVTNLMEQHQASMELVKSTMHAAK